From Corallococcus soli, a single genomic window includes:
- a CDS encoding proline dehydrogenase family protein produces MTTAADQLSRSALLFLSRQSNLKDVATRLKPFRELAARFIAGETLEEAVDAVKALTQRGLMASFDHLNEAVRTPEETRDEVRHYQRLLARIDQVGVKANVSMKLTQCGLLFDKGLALQNARAVVADAAARGSFVRVDMEESAVTQATLDIVRELHAEFGEPHVGAVLQSYLRRTEADAKALCAERIRIRIRLCKGAYLERPEVAFPDKRDVDANFVRCMRILLDSGVYHGIATHDERMIDATLEHATRQGLPRGAFEFQMLYGIRRDLQERLVKEGHPVRVYVPYGKHWYPYFMRRLAERPANLWFVMRNLMKG; encoded by the coding sequence GTGAGCTGGCCGCGCGCTTCATCGCCGGCGAGACGCTGGAGGAGGCCGTGGACGCGGTGAAGGCGCTGACGCAGCGCGGGCTCATGGCCAGCTTCGACCACCTCAACGAGGCGGTGCGCACGCCCGAGGAGACGCGCGACGAGGTGCGCCACTACCAGCGGCTGCTCGCGCGCATCGACCAGGTGGGCGTGAAGGCCAACGTGTCCATGAAGCTCACGCAGTGCGGCCTGTTGTTCGACAAGGGCCTGGCGCTCCAGAACGCGCGCGCGGTGGTGGCGGACGCGGCGGCGCGCGGCTCGTTCGTGCGCGTGGACATGGAGGAGAGCGCGGTCACCCAGGCGACCCTGGACATCGTCAGGGAATTGCATGCGGAGTTCGGAGAGCCCCACGTGGGCGCCGTCCTCCAGAGCTACCTGCGCCGCACGGAGGCGGACGCGAAGGCCCTGTGCGCCGAGCGCATCCGCATCCGCATCCGGCTGTGCAAGGGGGCCTACCTGGAGCGGCCGGAGGTGGCCTTCCCGGACAAGCGGGACGTGGACGCGAACTTCGTGCGCTGCATGCGCATCCTGTTGGACAGCGGCGTGTATCACGGTATCGCCACGCATGATGAGCGGATGATTGACGCCACGCTGGAGCACGCCACCCGGCAGGGCCTGCCGCGCGGGGCGTTTGAATTCCAGATGCTGTATGGCATCCGCCGCGACCTGCAGGAGCGGTTGGTGAAGGAGGGCCACCCGGTGCGTGTCTATGTCCCGTATGGCAAGCACTGGTACCCGTACTTCATGCGACGGCTGGCGGAGCGCCCGGCCAACCTGTGGTTCGTCATGCGCAACCTGATGAAGGGATAG
- a CDS encoding cation:proton antiporter: protein MIATLLQWGGAALVALGLLVFTGAVIGIYRLPSVLTRVHAAGAVPFGAVLVVVGATLATGDPKLILRGLLVAAFLMLTIPSSAHAIAWLAEGRPDTAEERARQRNPFARKAPPPKPP from the coding sequence ATGATCGCCACGCTCCTGCAATGGGGAGGGGCCGCGCTGGTGGCGCTGGGCCTGCTCGTCTTCACCGGCGCCGTCATCGGGATCTACCGGCTGCCGTCGGTGCTCACGCGGGTGCACGCCGCGGGCGCGGTGCCCTTCGGCGCGGTGCTCGTGGTCGTCGGCGCCACGCTGGCGACCGGGGACCCGAAGCTCATCCTCCGGGGGCTGCTCGTCGCCGCGTTCCTGATGCTCACCATCCCCAGCTCCGCCCACGCCATCGCCTGGCTGGCGGAGGGACGCCCCGACACCGCCGAGGAGCGGGCCCGTCAGCGCAATCCCTTCGCGCGCAAGGCCCCCCCGCCCAAGCCTCCCTGA
- a CDS encoding MnhB domain-containing protein, which yields MRSFVPPLSRVLLWPSLMIALSLWMKGGGQVGGGFPAGALAGLAVLLQYVVAGREQARRYVAVRYAALLAGVGLLLLVGTAFLPVLAGYTPVSLFPRPGQPELGAGAFHLHTALVFEGGLMLIVYGLVVTVIDRFALSTARGEDDVP from the coding sequence ATGCGCTCATTCGTCCCGCCCCTGTCGCGCGTGCTGCTGTGGCCGTCGTTGATGATCGCGCTGTCCCTGTGGATGAAGGGCGGAGGCCAGGTGGGCGGCGGGTTCCCGGCCGGCGCGCTCGCGGGGCTGGCGGTGCTGTTGCAGTACGTGGTGGCGGGCCGTGAGCAGGCGCGGCGCTACGTGGCGGTGCGGTACGCGGCGCTGCTGGCGGGCGTGGGCCTGCTGCTGCTGGTGGGCACCGCGTTCCTGCCGGTGCTCGCGGGCTACACGCCGGTGAGCCTCTTTCCCCGCCCGGGGCAGCCGGAGCTGGGCGCGGGCGCGTTCCACCTGCACACCGCGCTCGTGTTCGAAGGGGGGTTGATGCTCATCGTCTACGGCCTGGTGGTGACGGTCATCGACCGCTTCGCGCTCAGCACGGCGCGGGGGGAGGACGACGTCCCGTGA
- a CDS encoding Na+/H+ antiporter subunit E: MSLRTVAQVLGLTLLYAVMVGSFHPVDLVVGAVLALGVMRLFPLAGLPPVMSERERWRRLLALPRFGWALGVLVVRSCWHVLVIILGHGRVEEAGVVDVPMGERTALGVQVSSWVMSLAPGTVLLELDWERRMMRMHALDASDPDKLRQQQENFYQRYQRSVFP, encoded by the coding sequence ATGAGCCTCCGCACCGTCGCGCAGGTGCTGGGACTGACCCTGCTGTACGCCGTGATGGTGGGCAGCTTCCATCCGGTGGACCTGGTGGTGGGCGCCGTGCTGGCCCTGGGCGTGATGCGGCTCTTCCCGCTGGCGGGCCTGCCCCCCGTGATGAGCGAGCGCGAGCGCTGGCGGCGCCTCCTGGCCCTGCCGCGCTTCGGCTGGGCGCTGGGGGTGCTGGTGGTGCGCAGCTGCTGGCACGTGCTGGTCATCATCCTCGGGCACGGCCGCGTGGAGGAGGCGGGCGTGGTGGACGTGCCCATGGGCGAGCGCACCGCGCTGGGCGTGCAGGTGTCCTCGTGGGTGATGTCCCTGGCGCCCGGCACCGTGCTGCTGGAGCTGGACTGGGAGCGCCGGATGATGCGCATGCACGCGCTGGACGCGTCGGATCCCGACAAGCTCCGTCAGCAGCAGGAGAACTTCTACCAGCGCTACCAGCGCTCGGTGTTTCCGTAG
- a CDS encoding monovalent cation/H+ antiporter complex subunit F codes for MLETFFTLAILWMVGLLGALVLLASRQRSAADVLMAADTLGLVICAVLALYGATRGEAGYLDAALVLALLSFVQTVAGARFLHHGRAFREEEKGDSR; via the coding sequence GTGCTCGAAACCTTCTTCACCCTGGCCATCCTTTGGATGGTGGGCCTGCTGGGGGCGCTGGTGCTGCTGGCCTCGCGCCAGCGCTCCGCCGCGGACGTGCTGATGGCGGCGGACACCCTGGGCCTGGTCATCTGCGCGGTGCTGGCGCTGTACGGCGCCACGCGCGGCGAGGCCGGCTACCTGGACGCGGCGCTGGTGCTCGCGCTGCTGTCCTTCGTGCAGACGGTGGCCGGCGCGCGCTTCCTGCACCACGGCCGCGCCTTCCGCGAGGAAGAGAAGGGGGACTCGCGATGA
- a CDS encoding complex I subunit 5 family protein yields MPLWAPLLLPWVMASVLAFLDGRRAWVAWLGIASLAATLVCTGLLLPQAWSAQPPEFVTGDWPVGVGIRLRADPLSIVYTLVSTGVLLCTLVYEHVAGGITSRAFPSLVVFLGAGLTGVFFTSDAFNFYVFFELAMTAAFALASYGEKARNLRAAFTFVVVNLMGSSLFLTAVVMLYLTTGTLDMQSIVAWGQAGTPYALDVPGTLLLCAFGVKLGFFPFHFWAPAVYRDAGPTVAALLAGALANIGSYGLLRFGADVMPQVMERARPLLEVLGAMSILYGSVLALSRRDTREVLAYASITQAGLIIAALGVGGSEGLSAAVALALAGSVDKTALFLAQDRGGERARRAYSVAAFSTAGVPPTAGFWSKAWLLRAALERGHPWLAGLVVLASVLSLLALFRAYQREPWLREGAALHRGTGAVVFALSLALVATGLWPEPLLRAGRDAIAGLGVLR; encoded by the coding sequence ATGCCGCTCTGGGCGCCGCTGCTCCTGCCGTGGGTGATGGCGTCGGTGCTGGCGTTCCTGGACGGCCGGCGCGCGTGGGTGGCGTGGCTGGGCATCGCGAGCCTCGCGGCGACGCTGGTGTGCACGGGGCTGCTGCTGCCCCAGGCCTGGAGCGCGCAGCCGCCCGAGTTCGTCACCGGGGACTGGCCGGTGGGCGTGGGCATCCGCCTGCGCGCGGATCCGCTGTCCATCGTGTACACGCTGGTGTCCACCGGGGTGCTGCTGTGCACGCTCGTCTACGAGCACGTCGCGGGGGGCATCACGTCGCGCGCCTTCCCTTCGCTGGTGGTCTTCCTGGGCGCGGGGCTCACGGGCGTGTTCTTCACGTCCGACGCGTTCAACTTCTACGTCTTCTTCGAGCTGGCCATGACGGCCGCCTTCGCGCTGGCGTCCTATGGCGAGAAGGCCCGGAACCTGCGCGCCGCGTTCACCTTCGTGGTGGTGAACCTGATGGGCTCCTCGCTGTTCCTCACCGCCGTGGTGATGCTGTACCTGACCACCGGCACGCTGGACATGCAGTCCATCGTCGCGTGGGGCCAGGCCGGGACGCCGTACGCGCTGGACGTCCCGGGCACGCTGCTGCTGTGCGCGTTCGGCGTGAAGCTGGGGTTCTTCCCGTTCCACTTCTGGGCGCCCGCGGTGTACCGGGACGCGGGCCCCACGGTGGCGGCGCTGCTCGCGGGGGCGCTGGCGAACATCGGCAGCTATGGCCTGCTGCGCTTCGGCGCGGACGTGATGCCGCAGGTGATGGAGCGCGCCCGGCCGCTGCTGGAGGTGCTGGGCGCCATGAGCATCCTCTACGGCTCCGTGCTGGCGCTCTCCCGGCGCGACACGCGCGAGGTGCTGGCGTACGCGTCCATCACCCAGGCGGGGCTCATCATCGCGGCGCTGGGCGTGGGCGGGAGCGAGGGCCTGTCCGCGGCGGTGGCGCTGGCGCTGGCGGGGTCGGTGGACAAGACCGCGCTGTTCCTCGCGCAGGACCGGGGCGGTGAGCGCGCGCGGCGGGCGTACTCCGTGGCGGCCTTCAGCACGGCGGGCGTGCCGCCCACGGCGGGCTTCTGGTCCAAGGCGTGGCTCTTGAGGGCGGCGCTGGAGCGGGGCCACCCGTGGCTCGCGGGCCTGGTGGTGCTGGCGAGCGTCCTGTCCCTGCTGGCCCTCTTCCGCGCCTACCAGCGCGAGCCGTGGCTGCGCGAGGGCGCGGCCCTGCACCGGGGCACCGGCGCGGTGGTGTTCGCGCTGTCCCTGGCGCTCGTCGCCACGGGCCTGTGGCCGGAGCCGCTGCTGCGCGCGGGGCGGGACGCCATCGCGGGGCTGGGGGTGCTGCGATGA
- a CDS encoding AAA family ATPase — MIASVHFEHFRCLLGVKLALEPLTVLVGPTASGKTAVLEGLQHQLAYEPTDFWRRDASRPLSIEWTYAHGDRTRVVYPFSVMDTLPGQGHSTQQLALNMEALRTGGSSAKATWLERKGGNLASVFAALPMSTREAISQELARRVPSLTEVDVARDLEDRSFRLRFRDRWSPDVWFGPEHVSDGVLWLLAFLVLPYQRPLPELLTVDEPERTLHPGLVREVLELLRAMTRGESTGGQPVQVVLSTHSPDLLEHVRSEEVRLLSREPSDGSVRVAQVPGASLHWRRECRELLGSL; from the coding sequence GTGATTGCGTCCGTCCACTTCGAGCACTTCCGGTGTCTGCTTGGCGTGAAGCTCGCGCTGGAGCCCTTGACCGTCCTGGTGGGGCCCACGGCTTCCGGGAAGACGGCCGTGCTGGAGGGGCTCCAGCACCAGCTGGCGTACGAGCCCACCGACTTCTGGCGGCGGGACGCGTCGCGGCCCCTCTCCATTGAATGGACGTACGCGCACGGGGACCGCACGCGCGTGGTGTATCCGTTCAGCGTGATGGACACGCTGCCGGGGCAGGGGCACTCCACGCAGCAGCTGGCGCTGAACATGGAGGCCCTGCGCACGGGGGGCTCCTCCGCGAAGGCCACCTGGCTGGAGCGCAAGGGCGGCAACCTCGCGAGCGTCTTCGCGGCGCTGCCCATGTCCACGCGCGAGGCCATCTCCCAGGAGCTGGCGCGGCGCGTGCCCTCCCTGACGGAGGTGGACGTGGCGCGCGACCTGGAGGACCGCTCCTTCCGCCTGCGCTTCCGCGACCGCTGGAGTCCGGACGTGTGGTTCGGCCCCGAGCACGTCTCGGATGGGGTGCTGTGGCTGCTCGCGTTCCTGGTGCTGCCGTATCAGCGGCCGCTGCCGGAGCTGCTCACGGTGGACGAGCCCGAGCGCACCCTGCACCCGGGGCTCGTGCGCGAGGTGCTGGAGCTGCTGCGGGCGATGACGCGCGGCGAGTCCACCGGAGGGCAGCCCGTGCAGGTGGTGCTGTCCACGCACTCGCCGGACCTGCTGGAGCACGTGCGCTCGGAGGAGGTGCGCCTGCTGTCGCGCGAGCCCTCCGACGGCTCCGTGCGCGTGGCGCAGGTGCCCGGCGCTTCGCTCCACTGGCGGCGCGAGTGCCGGGAGCTGCTGGGCTCGCTGTAG
- a CDS encoding protein kinase domain-containing protein codes for MSVLPFASRLPAFAPIHPLGRGPLGEWVSLVWPLEAGQRGDSPLVVKTYLLAPGLAPETRLPLESALTRAVPLRHPGIARLHGFQVDARDTLTVVSDYVPGCSLATARRRVAGRGARLSEAFVCHVGAEVAGALHAAHATQVVHGDVRANRIRLGPRGEVTLTDFGLRPACRLLRRFTSPALPDVAPPPVLPVLEDAVDASLAEHADLRALGRVLLELVTGRVSATDPAPAEVEAGLRELSPAPRDVLGRLLLDAPREGDTGAWLQAELRACCHAGAEVVREVAALPGSGPLSPVDVYVGAASVMAASVPARPRALKS; via the coding sequence ATGTCCGTGCTTCCGTTCGCCTCCCGGCTGCCCGCGTTCGCGCCCATCCATCCGCTGGGGCGGGGACCGCTGGGGGAGTGGGTGTCCCTGGTGTGGCCGCTGGAGGCGGGGCAGCGGGGTGACTCCCCGCTGGTGGTGAAGACGTACCTGCTGGCGCCGGGGCTCGCGCCGGAGACGCGGCTCCCCCTGGAGTCCGCGCTGACGCGGGCGGTGCCGCTGCGGCACCCCGGCATCGCGCGGCTGCACGGCTTCCAGGTGGACGCGCGCGACACGCTGACGGTGGTGTCGGACTACGTCCCCGGCTGCTCCCTGGCCACGGCGCGCCGGCGGGTGGCGGGGCGGGGCGCGCGGCTGTCGGAGGCGTTCGTGTGTCACGTGGGCGCGGAGGTCGCGGGCGCGCTGCACGCCGCGCATGCGACGCAGGTGGTGCACGGGGACGTGCGCGCCAACCGCATCCGGCTGGGCCCCCGGGGCGAGGTGACGCTGACGGACTTCGGTTTGCGGCCCGCGTGCCGGCTGCTGCGGCGCTTCACGTCGCCGGCCCTCCCGGACGTGGCGCCGCCGCCCGTCCTGCCCGTCCTGGAAGACGCGGTGGACGCGTCCCTGGCGGAGCACGCGGACCTGCGCGCGCTGGGGCGGGTGCTGCTGGAGCTGGTCACGGGCCGCGTGAGCGCGACGGATCCAGCGCCCGCGGAGGTGGAGGCGGGGCTGCGCGAGCTGTCCCCCGCGCCCCGGGACGTGCTGGGCCGGCTGCTGTTGGACGCGCCCCGGGAGGGCGACACGGGCGCGTGGCTCCAGGCGGAGCTGCGCGCGTGCTGTCACGCGGGCGCGGAGGTGGTGCGCGAGGTGGCGGCGTTACCGGGTTCGGGGCCGCTGTCGCCGGTGGACGTGTACGTGGGGGCGGCGTCGGTGATGGCGGCGTCGGTGCCCGCACGGCCGCGCGCGCTGAAGTCCTGA
- a CDS encoding TIGR02265 family protein has translation MPRGTLELPEDIARDLTARLGVTNEEDTSRGMFFLGALDAVRFLGGEAAVASILEQTGETADWVPTQPYPFPRFLRLAYAAASQLAPLVGDFDAAMRQIGTQAMLDFLNSMFAREMVQQAGGDPRRLMEGMQTGYRMALNFGERTVEWTGPTSGRISMKRTLMPVPYSEGILRAALEITGVRDVQVRGQALSLVEAFYDISWS, from the coding sequence ATGCCGCGCGGAACACTGGAGCTTCCAGAGGACATCGCACGCGACCTGACCGCCCGCCTGGGCGTCACCAACGAGGAGGACACGTCGCGAGGCATGTTCTTCCTGGGGGCCCTGGACGCGGTGCGCTTCCTGGGCGGCGAGGCGGCGGTGGCGAGCATCCTGGAGCAGACGGGCGAGACGGCGGACTGGGTCCCCACGCAGCCCTACCCGTTCCCCCGCTTCCTGCGTCTGGCCTATGCGGCGGCCTCCCAGCTGGCGCCGCTCGTGGGCGACTTCGACGCGGCCATGCGCCAGATTGGCACCCAGGCCATGCTGGACTTCCTGAACTCCATGTTCGCGCGGGAGATGGTGCAGCAGGCCGGGGGAGACCCCAGGCGGCTGATGGAGGGGATGCAGACGGGCTACCGGATGGCCCTGAACTTCGGCGAGCGCACCGTGGAGTGGACGGGGCCCACGTCGGGGCGCATCTCCATGAAGCGCACCCTGATGCCGGTGCCCTATTCGGAAGGCATCCTGCGCGCGGCCCTGGAGATCACCGGCGTGCGGGACGTGCAGGTGCGGGGACAGGCGCTGTCGTTGGTGGAAGCCTTCTACGACATCTCCTGGAGCTGA
- a CDS encoding sodium:proton antiporter: MILIASLVVGLLFACGVRMVLERELVRVACGTVLITNSSVLLILAGSFPERGEAVNVQLGAPVTDPVLQSLALTAIVIGFAVSALLLTLVHRTQRAHGSLRTDRLVEEELKRVHDTEKEAP; this comes from the coding sequence GTGATCCTCATCGCATCCCTGGTGGTGGGCCTGCTGTTCGCGTGCGGCGTGCGCATGGTGCTGGAGCGCGAGCTGGTGCGCGTGGCGTGTGGCACGGTGCTCATCACCAACTCCAGCGTCCTGCTCATCCTCGCGGGCTCGTTCCCGGAGCGCGGCGAGGCGGTGAACGTGCAGCTGGGCGCGCCGGTGACGGACCCGGTGCTCCAGTCGCTGGCGCTCACGGCCATCGTCATCGGCTTCGCGGTGTCCGCGCTGCTGCTCACGCTGGTGCACCGCACGCAGCGCGCGCACGGCTCGCTGCGCACGGACCGGCTGGTGGAAGAGGAGCTGAAGCGCGTGCACGACACCGAGAAGGAGGCGCCTTGA
- a CDS encoding phage holin family protein, whose translation MSEHPSSPVTDDSPQRLVTRAMDQGRRLAQAEVELAKEELRRDARQAMKAASLVGSGAMLMLGGALSLAVSLGLRLDSVRGTLLLGLGLGGAGAVLGWQGVRRLPGRPLAETGRRLRQDLDALRPSLS comes from the coding sequence ATGTCAGAGCACCCCTCCAGCCCGGTGACGGATGATTCGCCCCAGCGGCTGGTGACGCGCGCCATGGACCAGGGCCGGCGGCTGGCGCAGGCGGAGGTGGAGCTGGCGAAGGAGGAGCTGCGCCGCGACGCGCGTCAGGCGATGAAGGCGGCGTCGCTCGTGGGCAGCGGGGCGATGCTCATGCTGGGGGGCGCGCTGTCGCTGGCGGTGTCCCTGGGCCTGCGCCTGGACTCGGTGCGCGGCACGCTGCTGCTGGGGCTGGGGCTGGGCGGCGCGGGGGCGGTGCTGGGATGGCAGGGCGTGCGCAGGCTCCCCGGACGACCGCTGGCGGAGACAGGCAGGCGCCTGCGCCAGGACCTGGACGCCCTCCGCCCGTCGCTCTCCTGA
- a CDS encoding SDR family NAD(P)-dependent oxidoreductase, which yields MARHEDLRGQVAIVTGASSGVGWQSAVRLAEAGVRLCVTARRRFALEQLRAEVLRRGGECLVCEGDVTAQEDVERVVRECVARYGRVDLLVNAAAVQSYGPFEQLPWEHITRVFDVACFGYLRFARAVLPRFREQGHGHLLNVQSMLASGSAPLLSAYSAAKHATLGWAQSLEMELAGTGIHVSNVMVPSVSTPMFDHAPTLLDRQPVPVPPTYDVDLVARAVVRLAKRPGRTSVPAFLQGRLMLWLNGLAPSVGKAVLGRFGARMQTTDTPLARREGNLFSPVAQGVGPRGSVPPTPAWLRFTATLGLAALAGGVLGGAALGARGVARAVR from the coding sequence ATGGCACGTCACGAGGACTTGAGGGGGCAGGTCGCCATCGTCACCGGCGCGTCGAGCGGCGTGGGCTGGCAGTCCGCGGTGCGGCTGGCGGAGGCCGGGGTGCGGCTGTGCGTCACCGCGAGGCGCCGCTTCGCGCTGGAGCAGCTGCGCGCGGAGGTGCTCCGGCGCGGCGGTGAGTGCCTGGTGTGCGAAGGGGACGTCACGGCGCAGGAGGACGTGGAGCGCGTGGTGCGCGAGTGCGTGGCGCGCTACGGCCGCGTGGACCTGCTCGTGAACGCGGCGGCGGTGCAGTCCTATGGCCCCTTCGAACAGCTCCCGTGGGAGCACATCACGCGCGTGTTCGACGTGGCGTGCTTCGGCTACCTCCGCTTCGCGCGGGCGGTGCTGCCGCGCTTCCGCGAGCAGGGCCACGGCCACCTGCTCAACGTCCAGTCCATGCTGGCGTCGGGGTCGGCGCCGCTGCTGTCGGCGTACTCGGCCGCGAAGCACGCGACGCTGGGGTGGGCGCAGTCGCTGGAGATGGAGCTTGCGGGCACGGGCATCCACGTCTCCAACGTGATGGTGCCCTCCGTGTCCACGCCGATGTTCGACCACGCGCCCACGCTGCTGGACCGGCAGCCCGTGCCGGTGCCGCCCACGTACGACGTGGACCTGGTGGCGCGCGCGGTGGTCCGGCTGGCGAAGCGGCCGGGGCGCACGTCGGTGCCGGCGTTCCTCCAGGGCCGGCTGATGCTGTGGCTCAACGGCCTGGCGCCGTCGGTGGGCAAGGCGGTGCTGGGCCGCTTCGGCGCGCGGATGCAGACGACGGACACGCCCCTGGCGCGGCGCGAAGGCAACCTGTTCTCCCCCGTGGCGCAGGGTGTGGGCCCCCGGGGCAGCGTGCCGCCGACCCCCGCGTGGCTGCGCTTCACGGCGACGCTGGGCCTGGCGGCGCTGGCGGGCGGGGTGCTGGGCGGAGCGGCCCTGGGCGCCCGGGGCGTGGCGCGCGCTGTCCGCTAG
- the mbhE gene encoding hydrogen gas-evolving membrane-bound hydrogenase subunit E: MPVLVLPILLALACAPLAYLAGRWRTGAAAWAGASCAMAALVALCWELMQGPARLVLPWAPTWGLSLEFTRDGLSGLYAAMALLVGALVVVYSRAYMPHHLAKEGRPARDEVRFHVLLLSFMAAMVLLVTVDDLLLLFVALDLTTIVSYLLIGFDREDPESRAAALLSLVLTGATSVVFFAGAMALGLQYDTFSLPLVFERAANDPPSTGALVCLAVGALGKSAQVPFHFWLPRAMAAPTPVSSYLHSAAMVAAGVFLLQRLYPLFAPAVAVRDGLLAIGLLSMTVGSLMALVADPFKRVLAYSTIAQYGYALVLVALGSEGAPLYVAAHAPCKAALFLTAGAITQVTGKKKLSEVGGLRHSLPVLAGASAVGAAGLAALPLTVGFFKDEVFFHALAQRGPAFMVAGLVGAGLTLAYTLRFWWGLFGGPRQDAPAAPRLLVAPVVVLAASVFVGGLLPGLLVAPSRAAASASMVHGGASSLELAYHLDARAENLLAVGAWVLGAALFATRRAWTPGLTRLVEGGSNFGPAHGYRLLLHQLDRLSTWLHEKEVRDLRDRVASVLVPTGLLGMTVLWVTPLRDRFIPGTVDWADVTLVMALAFASAAALATLRARNHLMLVLLISCVGFSLAMVFAFAAAPDVALTSVLVETTFTLLFAGLLALLPSRRLERAQQEAQKPRGRDRISAGIAGASAFLLSWSALSHLQADRVGTQTVKLAEVAHSPNVVAAVLTDFRGLDTVGEMSVVLAALLGVTSLLKLNAKGKG, encoded by the coding sequence ATGCCCGTCCTCGTGCTTCCCATCCTGCTGGCCCTGGCGTGTGCGCCGCTCGCGTACCTCGCGGGCCGGTGGCGTACGGGGGCCGCGGCCTGGGCGGGGGCGTCGTGCGCCATGGCCGCGCTGGTCGCGCTCTGCTGGGAGCTGATGCAGGGGCCCGCGCGCCTGGTGCTCCCCTGGGCGCCGACGTGGGGCCTGTCGCTGGAGTTCACCCGGGACGGCCTGTCCGGCCTCTACGCCGCGATGGCGCTGCTGGTGGGCGCGCTCGTCGTCGTCTACTCGCGCGCGTACATGCCGCACCACCTGGCCAAGGAGGGCCGGCCCGCGCGCGACGAGGTGCGCTTCCACGTCCTGCTGCTGTCCTTCATGGCCGCCATGGTGCTGCTGGTCACCGTGGATGACCTGCTGCTGCTGTTCGTGGCGTTGGACCTCACCACCATCGTCTCGTACCTGCTCATCGGCTTCGACCGCGAGGACCCGGAGTCGCGCGCCGCCGCGCTGCTGTCGCTGGTGCTCACCGGCGCCACCTCCGTCGTCTTCTTCGCGGGCGCGATGGCGCTGGGCCTCCAGTACGACACCTTCTCGCTGCCGCTCGTCTTCGAGCGCGCCGCGAACGACCCGCCCTCCACCGGCGCGCTGGTGTGCCTGGCCGTGGGCGCGCTGGGCAAGAGCGCGCAGGTGCCGTTCCACTTCTGGCTGCCGCGCGCCATGGCCGCGCCCACGCCGGTGTCGTCGTACCTGCACTCGGCCGCCATGGTGGCCGCGGGCGTCTTCCTGCTCCAGCGCCTCTACCCGCTGTTCGCCCCGGCGGTGGCCGTGCGCGACGGGCTGCTCGCCATCGGCCTGCTGTCCATGACGGTGGGCAGCCTGATGGCGCTGGTGGCGGATCCGTTCAAGCGCGTGCTCGCATACTCCACCATCGCGCAGTACGGCTATGCGCTGGTGCTGGTGGCGCTGGGGTCGGAGGGCGCGCCGCTCTACGTCGCGGCCCATGCCCCCTGCAAGGCGGCCCTGTTCCTCACCGCGGGCGCCATCACCCAGGTGACGGGCAAGAAGAAGCTGTCGGAGGTGGGCGGCCTGCGCCATTCGCTGCCCGTGCTCGCGGGCGCGAGCGCCGTGGGCGCCGCGGGGCTCGCCGCGCTGCCCCTCACCGTGGGCTTCTTCAAGGACGAGGTGTTCTTCCACGCGCTCGCGCAGAGGGGCCCCGCGTTCATGGTGGCGGGGCTCGTGGGCGCGGGCCTGACGCTCGCGTACACGCTGCGCTTCTGGTGGGGCCTCTTCGGAGGGCCGCGCCAGGACGCGCCCGCCGCGCCCCGGCTGCTCGTCGCCCCCGTCGTCGTCCTGGCCGCGTCGGTGTTCGTGGGCGGGCTGCTGCCGGGCCTGCTCGTCGCCCCCTCCCGCGCCGCCGCCTCCGCCTCCATGGTGCACGGTGGGGCCTCCTCGCTGGAGCTCGCGTACCACCTGGACGCGCGCGCGGAGAACCTGCTGGCCGTGGGGGCCTGGGTCCTGGGCGCGGCGCTGTTCGCCACGCGCCGGGCGTGGACGCCGGGGCTCACGCGCCTGGTGGAGGGCGGCTCGAACTTCGGCCCCGCGCACGGCTACCGGCTGCTGCTGCACCAGTTGGATCGGCTGTCCACGTGGCTGCACGAGAAGGAGGTGCGCGACCTGCGCGACCGGGTGGCGTCCGTGCTGGTGCCCACGGGCCTCTTGGGCATGACGGTGCTGTGGGTGACGCCGCTGCGCGACCGCTTCATCCCGGGCACGGTGGACTGGGCGGACGTGACGCTGGTGATGGCGCTGGCGTTCGCGTCCGCGGCGGCGCTGGCCACGCTGCGCGCGCGCAACCACCTGATGCTGGTGCTGCTCATCTCCTGCGTGGGCTTCAGCCTGGCCATGGTGTTCGCCTTCGCCGCCGCGCCCGACGTGGCCCTCACGTCCGTGCTGGTGGAGACGACCTTCACGCTGCTCTTCGCGGGCCTGCTGGCGCTGCTGCCCAGCCGGCGGCTGGAGCGCGCGCAGCAGGAGGCCCAGAAGCCCCGGGGCCGGGACCGCATCTCCGCGGGCATCGCGGGCGCGAGCGCCTTCCTGCTGAGCTGGAGCGCGCTGTCCCACCTGCAGGCCGACCGCGTGGGGACCCAGACGGTGAAGCTGGCGGAGGTCGCGCATTCACCCAACGTCGTCGCCGCGGTGCTCACCGACTTCCGGGGCCTGGACACGGTGGGGGAGATGAGCGTCGTGCTGGCCGCGCTCCTGGGCGTCACCAGCCTCTTGAAGCTGAACGCGAAGGGGAAGGGCTGA